One Proteinivorax tanatarense DNA segment encodes these proteins:
- a CDS encoding phage tail tape measure protein — translation MAEVGSLNVRVGLDATGFQNGISNINQQLRKVQSEFKLASSEIGKHGGELDKLRAKSDTLTNQKALQSRKVEALRQAHQRSVETKGADAKATQNLEIKLNQAQTRLNYMEQDLKNVNREIAKQSTSWYQMGKALEPVGQKMQAVGKQMGDVGKNLTKKVTLPLVGIGTAAVKVGSDFQAGMSEVQAISGATGDEIKALEDIAKEMGSTTKFSATQSAEGLKYMALAGWDTKEMVAALPGVLDLAAAANMNLAQASDIVTDTMSAFQMEAKEAETAVDIFAATSSKSNTDVRQLGEAMRYAGASANAAGMDLVHTNTALAIFADSGIKGSQAGTTFAAVLRDIRNSAEDGSIAIGETAVAVYDAEGNMRDLGSIMADVEAATKGMSDAQRDAALGAIFGEQAMRGVNIMLAEGSEKYTELEAAIRGSDGAAGDMASTMQDNLQGELTKLKSALEGVAIQIFEVLVPHLNTLVASLQNAVAWFSNLDESTQETIIKVAALVAAIGPLLIIGGKIVSGAGAIIGAFSKISIAIAGKTAAAGTATAATGGLVAAKGALATAATVLTGPIGLAVAAVAALTVGGIALARHLREDSIPAVDLFGDEVSASTEEAVGGFMELNEEATIALNQLSWSGQTVTEEMAEGITSNFTQMAEQVQAGLDEHHEESLAKMQDFVSNSAEMSEQEQQEVLENMQTGYENRKQAIADGEARIKEILDTASEEKRALTKSEQEEINAIQQEMVETGIQALSESELESKVIMERMRAQAGELSALQAAEVVQNSTEQKEGAIEAAKDQHDEVIREIIRQRDEAGSITKEQADRLIQEAARQKEESIKNAKEMHDSVISEAKIQANEHVDQVDWQTGEVLSRWGVMKNSIAERSREIGDSISNSWNNVKNTTTKTWDDLKSNTSESWQNMRDTISENGGGIQGTIRTFTNRYRKDWENSLTAMDDLTGGRFSSMADKVSESFSNIGDSIQSGIDRLRSWNEQRIEDKEVTITQRVQNITENITSRVPSPFQRNFQGTSFFQGGLTMVGELGPELVELPRGSKIYNDYHTEQILDKKADINHTGTIKVVGVSNQNELYETVDIIMDRLRQEARG, via the coding sequence TTGGCAGAGGTAGGAAGTTTAAATGTTCGAGTGGGGCTTGATGCCACTGGCTTTCAAAATGGCATATCCAACATTAATCAACAACTTAGAAAAGTACAGTCAGAGTTTAAGTTGGCAAGCTCCGAGATTGGAAAGCATGGCGGTGAGCTGGATAAGTTAAGGGCAAAGTCAGATACCTTAACTAATCAAAAGGCATTGCAAAGCAGAAAGGTAGAAGCTTTAAGACAGGCCCATCAAAGGTCGGTAGAGACCAAGGGGGCCGATGCTAAAGCTACACAAAATTTAGAAATCAAACTAAATCAAGCCCAGACTAGACTTAATTACATGGAGCAAGATTTAAAAAACGTCAATAGAGAAATAGCTAAACAGTCCACCTCCTGGTATCAGATGGGAAAAGCTTTAGAACCAGTTGGGCAGAAAATGCAGGCCGTAGGGAAACAGATGGGCGATGTGGGTAAAAACCTCACAAAAAAAGTAACTCTCCCCTTAGTGGGAATTGGTACGGCAGCGGTTAAAGTAGGTTCTGATTTTCAGGCAGGAATGAGTGAAGTACAAGCCATTAGTGGCGCTACTGGTGATGAAATAAAAGCCCTAGAGGATATCGCCAAAGAAATGGGTTCTACCACTAAATTTTCTGCTACTCAGTCAGCAGAAGGGCTTAAATATATGGCCCTTGCAGGATGGGATACAAAAGAGATGGTAGCAGCCCTTCCTGGAGTCCTTGACCTCGCAGCCGCTGCTAATATGAATTTAGCACAGGCTTCAGATATCGTCACAGACACTATGAGTGCTTTTCAAATGGAAGCTAAAGAAGCTGAAACAGCGGTAGATATCTTTGCAGCGACTTCTTCTAAATCGAACACGGACGTACGTCAGCTTGGAGAAGCCATGAGGTATGCCGGTGCTTCGGCTAATGCTGCAGGAATGGATCTGGTGCATACAAACACTGCTCTTGCTATCTTTGCCGATTCAGGTATTAAAGGGTCGCAGGCAGGAACTACTTTTGCAGCTGTGCTAAGGGATATCAGAAATAGTGCTGAAGATGGGTCAATTGCAATTGGTGAAACAGCCGTAGCCGTCTATGACGCTGAAGGGAATATGAGAGACCTTGGCAGTATTATGGCAGATGTTGAAGCCGCGACAAAAGGGATGTCTGATGCCCAAAGAGACGCCGCCCTTGGAGCTATATTTGGCGAGCAAGCTATGCGTGGTGTTAACATTATGCTGGCAGAAGGCTCAGAGAAATATACAGAGTTGGAGGCAGCCATTCGAGGTTCTGATGGTGCAGCAGGTGATATGGCTTCCACTATGCAGGATAATCTTCAAGGGGAACTGACCAAATTAAAATCTGCGCTTGAAGGGGTGGCCATTCAGATCTTTGAGGTATTGGTCCCTCACTTAAATACACTTGTGGCGAGCCTTCAAAATGCAGTAGCTTGGTTTTCAAACCTTGATGAGAGTACCCAAGAGACCATTATTAAAGTCGCAGCCCTTGTAGCTGCTATTGGTCCACTTCTTATTATCGGTGGGAAAATCGTATCTGGCGCTGGAGCGATTATTGGAGCCTTTTCTAAAATTTCCATCGCCATTGCCGGTAAAACAGCAGCCGCAGGAACAGCTACTGCCGCAACAGGAGGACTGGTTGCAGCAAAAGGGGCACTGGCAACAGCAGCGACCGTCCTAACAGGCCCCATTGGCCTTGCCGTAGCAGCGGTAGCAGCGCTAACCGTAGGCGGAATTGCCCTTGCTAGACATTTAAGAGAGGACAGCATTCCCGCTGTTGACTTATTCGGTGATGAAGTATCTGCATCCACGGAGGAAGCGGTAGGTGGATTTATGGAGCTTAACGAAGAGGCGACTATTGCTCTTAACCAGCTTTCATGGAGTGGTCAGACGGTAACCGAAGAAATGGCCGAAGGAATCACATCAAACTTTACACAGATGGCAGAACAAGTCCAAGCTGGTCTTGATGAACATCATGAAGAATCTTTAGCAAAGATGCAAGACTTTGTCAGTAACAGTGCAGAAATGTCAGAACAAGAGCAGCAGGAAGTTTTAGAGAATATGCAAACAGGCTATGAAAATAGAAAACAGGCTATAGCTGATGGAGAGGCGAGGATAAAAGAAATCCTAGATACAGCGTCTGAAGAAAAAAGAGCTCTAACTAAATCGGAGCAGGAAGAAATCAATGCTATCCAACAAGAAATGGTGGAAACAGGCATACAAGCCTTATCTGAAAGTGAGCTAGAATCAAAAGTCATTATGGAACGAATGAGAGCTCAAGCGGGAGAGTTGAGTGCCTTACAGGCGGCTGAAGTGGTGCAAAACAGCACAGAGCAAAAAGAAGGTGCTATTGAAGCGGCTAAGGACCAGCATGATGAGGTCATCCGTGAAATCATACGTCAACGGGATGAAGCAGGGAGTATCACAAAAGAGCAAGCCGATCGTTTGATTCAGGAGGCAGCTAGACAGAAGGAAGAGTCTATCAAAAACGCTAAAGAGATGCACGATAGTGTTATTTCAGAGGCAAAAATTCAGGCAAACGAGCATGTAGATCAAGTGGATTGGCAAACAGGTGAAGTTCTATCTAGGTGGGGAGTTATGAAAAACAGCATCGCCGAAAGGTCAAGGGAAATAGGAGATAGTATAAGTAACTCTTGGAACAACGTTAAAAACACAACGACTAAAACTTGGGATGACTTAAAATCTAATACCTCAGAGTCTTGGCAGAACATGCGAGACACTATTAGCGAAAACGGTGGTGGAATACAAGGAACAATTAGAACCTTTACAAATAGGTATAGAAAAGATTGGGAAAATAGCCTAACTGCTATGGACGACTTAACCGGTGGAAGGTTTTCTTCTATGGCGGATAAAGTATCAGAGTCGTTTTCAAATATTGGCGATTCCATACAAAGTGGTATCGACCGCCTTAGAAGCTGGAACGAGCAAAGGATAGAAGATAAGGAAGTTACCATTACTCAAAGAGTTCAAAACATAACAGAAAATATTACAAGTAGGGTGCCATCTCCATTTCAAAGAAACTTTCAAGGGACAAGCTTTTTTCAAGGTGGGCTAACTATGGTAGGAGAGCTAGGTCCAGAGCTTGTTGAACTGCCCAGGGGCTCTAAGATATATAACGATTACCACACAGAGCAGATTCTAGATAAAAAAGCCGATATCAACCACACAGGAACAATTAAAGTGGTAGGGGTAAGCAATCAAAACGAACTTTATGAAACAGTTGATATTATCATGGATAGGCTACGTCAGGAGGCTAGAGGCTAA
- the gpG gene encoding phage tail assembly chaperone G, whose amino-acid sequence MQIALKIKGKDKIFTTDFISARMVRRTIEVSQNTNFDNISVKELDTLVAFVVEIFEHQFTVDEVYDGLSSDKLFSTITCCIQEVTGSVEDVTAGDEKNG is encoded by the coding sequence ATGCAGATCGCACTTAAAATAAAGGGCAAGGATAAGATCTTTACTACAGATTTTATCTCTGCTCGTATGGTAAGAAGAACCATTGAAGTATCTCAAAATACGAATTTCGATAACATCAGTGTAAAAGAGTTAGATACACTGGTGGCCTTTGTAGTGGAGATCTTTGAACATCAATTTACGGTAGATGAAGTCTATGATGGGCTTTCCTCAGATAAATTATTCTCCACCATTACCTGCTGTATTCAGGAAGTCACAGGAAGTGTAGAAGATGTAACAGCAGGTGATGAAAAAAACGGCTAA
- a CDS encoding major tail protein, protein MAQVGLKELHFAKVLEDTAESLLYDETEELAGAINATINPTVNTQELYADDQLWESVSALGKIDVEIETADLPLKTRATLTGSKIVNGVLIEKAGDVPPHIALGFKSQKSDGKYRYIWLLKGVAQPMAEDYSTKRDNVEHRTPKLRFVFMPRSHDGQWKHTADEGSPEFTEAEDWFESVPGDMTQD, encoded by the coding sequence ATGGCACAAGTAGGATTAAAAGAACTACATTTTGCAAAAGTGCTAGAAGATACAGCGGAAAGCCTTTTATATGATGAGACTGAGGAGTTGGCAGGAGCCATAAACGCCACTATTAATCCAACAGTAAATACTCAGGAACTTTATGCTGATGATCAGCTTTGGGAGTCGGTGTCAGCCCTTGGAAAGATTGACGTGGAGATTGAGACAGCTGATCTTCCCTTAAAAACGAGGGCTACCCTTACAGGGAGCAAAATCGTTAACGGAGTATTAATTGAAAAAGCAGGAGATGTACCACCACACATTGCCCTAGGGTTTAAAAGCCAAAAGTCCGATGGTAAGTATCGCTACATCTGGCTTTTAAAAGGAGTAGCTCAACCTATGGCAGAGGATTATTCGACAAAAAGGGACAACGTGGAACATAGAACACCAAAGCTGCGATTTGTTTTTATGCCAAGATCTCACGATGGACAGTGGAAGCACACTGCCGATGAAGGAAGCCCAGAGTTTACAGAGGCAGAGGACTGGTTTGAATCCGTACCTGGCGATATGACTCAAGACTAA
- a CDS encoding HK97-gp10 family putative phage morphogenesis protein, with protein sequence MELEGMEELISAVEKMGKAGERIENKALREAGDVIQNAIVEEAPERTGTLKRSIRRSGVRTKEGMKHVQIGPGNAGWYAKFLEFGTVYTKANPFMSRGYEQSKDKAMEKISWELKKGLGLR encoded by the coding sequence ATGGAACTGGAAGGGATGGAGGAATTAATTAGTGCCGTTGAGAAGATGGGAAAAGCCGGGGAGAGGATTGAAAATAAGGCACTTCGAGAAGCAGGAGACGTAATTCAAAATGCCATTGTAGAAGAAGCACCTGAACGAACTGGGACATTAAAGAGAAGTATTAGACGCTCCGGTGTTAGAACCAAAGAAGGGATGAAGCATGTGCAGATAGGACCAGGTAATGCCGGCTGGTACGCTAAGTTTTTGGAATTTGGAACCGTCTACACGAAAGCCAACCCCTTTATGTCGAGAGGTTATGAGCAGTCCAAAGATAAAGCCATGGAGAAAATCTCATGGGAGCTAAAGAAAGGGCTGGGGCTAAGATGA
- a CDS encoding phage head closure protein, whose amino-acid sequence MKIGDLRHRITFQKKITTVNENGFEVETMEDVKTVWAYVSHLHGREFYQAAQVQAEHTVKFTIRYIPKLDPSMEILFRDKRYNIIAIDNIKYRNKWVEIRAQEVVQSG is encoded by the coding sequence ATGAAGATTGGAGATTTAAGACACCGGATCACTTTTCAAAAGAAAATCACCACCGTCAATGAAAATGGCTTTGAAGTAGAAACAATGGAAGATGTGAAAACAGTATGGGCATATGTCAGTCACCTTCATGGGAGAGAGTTTTATCAGGCAGCTCAAGTGCAGGCAGAGCATACGGTAAAGTTTACGATTAGGTATATTCCGAAGCTGGACCCTTCTATGGAGATTTTATTTCGTGACAAACGCTATAACATCATCGCCATTGATAACATCAAATACAGAAATAAGTGGGTGGAAATTCGGGCGCAGGAGGTGGTGCAAAGTGGCTAA
- a CDS encoding head-tail connector protein, with amino-acid sequence MITLEEVKLYLRVEGDEEDALIASLLTASTELCEGILRYPLTEFEEVPELVKNAVLFATASMYENREGDGIKSTFETLKNLLSPYRKESW; translated from the coding sequence ATGATTACTTTAGAAGAAGTAAAGCTTTATTTGAGAGTAGAAGGTGATGAGGAAGATGCCCTCATTGCCTCACTACTTACAGCATCCACGGAACTATGCGAAGGGATCCTAAGATATCCACTCACAGAGTTTGAAGAAGTTCCGGAGCTTGTTAAGAACGCTGTACTCTTTGCCACCGCTTCCATGTATGAAAACCGGGAAGGAGATGGCATTAAATCTACCTTCGAAACCTTGAAAAATCTCCTAAGCCCTTATCGAAAGGAGAGCTGGTGA
- a CDS encoding Head fiber protein, which produces MSQNYKENGGDKWVVGGTLEIKEGASFLVEGKPFTGGTLIESQEESNATTVAALRDDFNELLVKLKAAGLMK; this is translated from the coding sequence ATGAGTCAAAACTATAAAGAAAATGGCGGCGATAAATGGGTCGTAGGAGGCACTCTTGAGATAAAAGAAGGGGCCTCTTTTTTAGTGGAAGGAAAACCATTCACTGGAGGAACCTTAATAGAATCTCAGGAAGAAAGCAATGCCACTACTGTTGCTGCTTTAAGAGATGATTTCAACGAACTTCTTGTGAAATTAAAAGCTGCAGGGCTGATGAAGTAG
- a CDS encoding phage major capsid protein, with translation MDKVLELREKRAKVWDQAKKFLDEKSGENGILSPEDTATYEKMEAEVVALGKEVERLERQSVLDLELSKATTNAIRNTPENKNDPEKQGRASREYDRAFWNAMRRQTTESARNTLKIGEDSEGGYLAPDEFGRTLIEALEEENLMRSIAKIIKTSSGDRKIPVVASKGTASWVDEEGPIPESDDSFGIMSIGAYKLATMIKVSEELLQDSVFNLGTYIAKEFARRIGQREEEAFITGDGNGKPTGLFGSAELGHTTTAATLKFDDLMDLFYSLKSPYRKKATFITNDATIKEIRKLKDGNGQYLWQPSVRAGEPDTILNRPVKTSSHVPIIEAASKPIAFGDTSYYWIADRQGRSFQRLNELYAATGQVGFKATQRVDGKLILPEAVKVLQMKA, from the coding sequence ATGGATAAGGTATTAGAACTTCGAGAAAAACGAGCGAAAGTGTGGGATCAGGCTAAGAAATTCTTAGATGAAAAAAGTGGTGAAAATGGGATTTTATCTCCAGAGGACACCGCCACTTATGAAAAGATGGAAGCTGAAGTGGTGGCCCTTGGAAAAGAGGTAGAAAGACTAGAAAGGCAATCAGTCCTTGATTTAGAGTTATCAAAAGCCACTACCAATGCTATAAGAAACACGCCGGAGAATAAAAACGATCCTGAAAAACAAGGTAGAGCATCAAGGGAGTATGACAGAGCCTTTTGGAATGCTATGAGACGCCAAACGACGGAATCTGCAAGAAACACCTTAAAGATTGGAGAAGACAGTGAGGGCGGATACCTTGCGCCAGATGAATTTGGAAGAACTCTCATTGAAGCTTTGGAAGAAGAAAACCTAATGAGAAGCATTGCAAAAATCATAAAAACTTCCTCAGGGGATAGGAAAATCCCAGTTGTGGCATCTAAAGGGACGGCTTCTTGGGTAGATGAAGAAGGACCAATTCCAGAATCTGACGATAGCTTTGGGATTATGTCTATTGGTGCTTATAAGCTAGCTACCATGATTAAGGTATCAGAAGAGCTCTTACAAGACAGTGTGTTTAATCTAGGCACCTATATTGCAAAAGAGTTTGCAAGACGTATCGGTCAACGAGAAGAAGAAGCCTTTATTACCGGAGACGGGAACGGGAAACCAACAGGGCTCTTTGGAAGTGCTGAGCTTGGACACACAACAACAGCTGCTACCCTAAAGTTTGATGACTTAATGGATCTCTTTTATTCCCTAAAGTCACCATATAGAAAGAAAGCGACCTTTATAACTAATGATGCAACCATTAAAGAGATTAGGAAGCTTAAAGATGGAAATGGTCAGTATTTATGGCAACCATCTGTTAGAGCAGGAGAACCTGATACGATTTTAAATCGACCTGTAAAAACTTCCAGCCATGTTCCAATAATTGAGGCGGCTTCAAAGCCTATTGCCTTTGGTGATACCTCCTACTATTGGATTGCCGATAGACAGGGGAGATCTTTCCAAAGACTGAATGAACTTTATGCTGCAACCGGGCAAGTTGGATTTAAAGCGACTCAGCGTGTGGATGGTAAGCTCATTCTTCCTGAAGCCGTAAAAGTACTACAGATGAAAGCGTAG
- a CDS encoding head maturation protease, ClpP-related, which yields MKFWNFAKTEEGRTLYLDGYIAEESWFEDDVTPKIFKEELEAERGDITLFINSPGGDCFAASRIYTMLKEYEGKVTVKIDGIAASAASVIAMAGDEVLMSPTAMLMIHNPATIVWGEVLDMKRGIEVLSEVKESIINAYESKAGLTRQKISTMMDKETWMSAGKALELGFCDEVLYTEKKVPDAVVNGFLFDKMTVTNHFIGRLNKSKPTTKSKEKVEGTDVSQLAKRLELIK from the coding sequence ATGAAGTTTTGGAATTTTGCTAAGACAGAAGAAGGGAGGACACTTTACCTTGATGGATATATTGCAGAGGAAAGCTGGTTTGAAGATGATGTAACGCCTAAGATTTTTAAAGAGGAACTTGAAGCAGAAAGGGGAGATATCACCCTGTTTATCAACTCCCCAGGGGGAGACTGTTTTGCTGCAAGCAGGATTTATACCATGCTAAAGGAATACGAGGGCAAGGTCACTGTTAAGATTGATGGGATTGCCGCCAGTGCCGCCTCGGTTATCGCTATGGCAGGAGATGAAGTTCTTATGTCTCCCACAGCAATGCTTATGATCCACAACCCGGCTACCATCGTATGGGGCGAGGTATTGGATATGAAAAGAGGCATTGAAGTCTTATCAGAAGTCAAAGAAAGTATTATCAATGCTTATGAGTCAAAAGCAGGGCTCACTAGACAAAAAATATCAACCATGATGGACAAAGAAACATGGATGAGTGCTGGAAAAGCTCTAGAGTTAGGCTTTTGTGATGAAGTGCTTTATACCGAAAAGAAAGTGCCGGATGCGGTTGTAAATGGCTTTCTCTTTGACAAGATGACGGTGACCAATCATTTTATTGGCAGGTTAAATAAATCAAAACCTACAACCAAAAGTAAAGAAAAAGTAGAAGGAACTGATGTAAGTCAACTGGCCAAGCGGCTGGAATTAATCAAATAG